GAATTGTGTCCTGAGCTGAAAACTCATTTAGATCAACCTAAAGCTGGTCAAGTTTGAGACTTCACAAATAAACCACCAGAGAAATGTCTGTGTAATAAtagacatgaaacattttcctcttttccacAGAGGGCTTGACTCAGAACCACACTGATTTCTTATTTAGTTCCTCCCTCTAGTTTTCTGTGAAGTAAGCGGACTTGGGCAGGGTGGGGGAGGTTCCCGATGCtatagcaggcagcagaaaaaaaGCACTTgttaattattcatttttattttaataataatagaaaaactGAAAGTTCACACAATGATTAAGATGTAATGTTAATATGTCATAAGAAcctaggaaatattttaaatatttatgaaaacagttttgttttaaaatgacaaACTAGGAATATTGTACAGTTAAGTCCCTCAGCGAGGATTCTGAACATTCCTGTATTATTTCATGTGTATTGAAGAACATTGTGTGCGATGCTTTGTGTAAAATTCTTGTGGAAAttttattgtcttcattttttaCCAAAGATTTCCCATAGTTTAAAGCCTTTGaagcaataaaatataaaaatgaatcacAGGGTTCTATGATGTTCAAGATGCTCatatcttagaaaaaaaaaggttaaaataaaTAAGGCAGTTTGTGTATTTTACCAAGGGACTTTTTGGTAGAAAATGTGGTGCATGTAAGTACTTCTGCAAGGAAGTATAAAGTTTTCTGCCTTCCTCCAGACACTGAATATGTGAAAAACATGGTTTTTAGTGTGAATGAGAAGAGCTAAATTAGTGCCTGAAATGGTGAGATCAGGAGCTGGGATGTGAGCTGGACTTTGAAGGATGAGCAGGAACGAGATAGGGAAACAAATGGGGAGGGAAGTTCACTCCAGGCAGCTTAGGGACTTGATCATATCATCAAGTCTTGTGGGTTGGTAGGGGCATTTGGTGAGATGCAGGGTACAGATGATGCTTTATTACTAGTGAGGCCACGGACAAGTCAGTCAATCTTTCAGGGCTTCACCATCTATTATGCCAGGATAATTAAACACTTTCCTCTCTCTAATCCCCCGAACTCTTGAAAGCAAAACAATTAATAGGCAAAGACTCAGTTTGAAGTCCATGAAAGAGAATACCATCATACTAAAATGGTATTGATTGTGTCATTGCTAGATCATACCTGCCAAGTTCTTGATGTGAAACCTAAGTTCTAAAAGATAAATGACTAAAAATTAGTAAACCTAATTTTATCTTTGGGACTCATTTAGTTACAGCTCTTTGATCCTTTTTTCAAACCAGGGCAGTATTTGGCACTTCAGGAAAAATCCAAAGTTGACTGTTTATATGGATAAGAATTATCCTTCATAGGGATCTAGAGAAAGGACACATGCAGAGAAGAGAAGCAGTGTGAAGTCACCAAGGCCCAGGAACGCTTCGTAACGTGGTTACTGGTAATGTCCATCTTATGCGTAGACTGTAGTTGTTATGTTTATTctgcaaatgagaaaaatattttgactcttcagtctttaggataaattctcactttaaggaaagaaatgaaaaactcaaAACTCCTGTAAGATTCCTTGTAGCTGCTATCTCATGAAAAAGTGTAGTAATCTAGAAGCCTCAACTCACTTGAATTAAAGCTGACAAATGTCAAGGTGTTCACTACGGCTTGCAGCCATGGAACTTTGCAGGGATCCACCTGCCAGAAGAACTGGCTTTATGGTAACTCCagtaaacaaatttaaaattctgtGGTGGACTCACTGAAAATATTTAAGCATTGCATTTTACCACATATGACATGTCAGATTCCCACGTTTAGGATGTCTCAGACCTGTGTTTTAGTGGCAGTTTAAAAAGTGGTCTTTGGGATGAAGAGAGATAGCGTATCTATTAAATGTGCTATTAAAGTGAACATACACTGCTTTAttacatttgtattttaagattCTTAAAGGCTTAAGGAAGTGGATTTAAGTGTGGGGGAAGAGAATCCTGCTTGGGAATTTGGATTCAGATGGTTGAAGGAATGTTACACGGATGGTATTAAGAGGATAGGAGCAAATCAAAGGGTCATTTATTGTAGAAAGAGATATACATTTGGTATTATGAAATCCTGTAATGGGCTTGCCATATTAAGGGAGTTACTGGGGGAGAAGAGAGTCTTCAGtaggaattttaaaagaaaaagactaaTTTTCAGGGGTAGTttcagtttacattttttaagagaTTTAAGGGAGAAGGGTATGACCATTTGAGGGCATCTCACAGACCTAAGTGTTgaaatttctttcctttatataAACACAAAATGGAGTTCAAGTAATACAGTCAAATGAGAACATAAAACAGGAGCAAATAATTTTTTGCCATATAATATATCTTTAGTGACTGGTACCTACATATTAATTGTACTAAGATAAGATCTTACTTAAATCTACTTTTGGAAAGGGTGGTTATGATTCATAAAACAAAGTCACATTAGTTTAATATGTTTATAAAGAAGGTAAAGTTAGGACATCTTTAAGACATATCATTTTCAGTGTATTTTCTTCATAGATGTATTATCACTATGCCATCTTCTGCATGTGGGTCCTACTATTTGTACTGTCAACTTTTGCCTTTGTAGATGTCATTGATATAAGGAAAACCTCTTATTAGTTTAATTCTTAACAATATTTAGTTATGGTGCTTATATTGATGATTTCATTGAgttttttccccatattttatCCTGCCTTGAAATATATCCAGggttttttaaaatggagaaagtGAGTTGAAGCACAAAGAAACATCTTTCTTTGGTTATCCTATCAAGAATATAGCAGTTGTTTTATTAATTAAGATCTATATTGGAAGATATGGAGAGGCAAGATTCTAAGCAATTTCTTAAACCCACTTTTTTTGAAGTTTATAACAAATTAACCACTTAGTTATAAGAAtctcttttaagaaaacaagaTGTCCCAAAAGACAGTGCAATCTGAATTTTAATAACTTCAGAAGTGTAAATGCtacacaaattaatttttttaatttgaaggtttctttaaatttttttcttagttttgtgAATTATAAGTTTAAATTAAATGACaacaaattgaaataaaattataatcaaaattaaaattaagggtcaaataaattttaaagaatcaaactttcaatggttttttttttttacaagtctgTAACATTTATACTTATGAAGTTATTAAAACTAAACTGTACTAAGGTTTTGGGGACCCTCTGTATTtaaagaatgggaaaagataATTGCTTTATGGAATGTTTTTCAATATTTGATGTGTCTAAGTTAGTCTGTAGGCTAAGAGCTGGATCTTTAAGGACTCTTCCTGCCATTTGATCCTGTAGCTAGGTTTCAAGTTGTGAAATTACGGAATATAAATTCAAGAACAGAGGTGACACATCAGCAACATACTCAGGATAATGTAACTTGGGGTAATAACGAAACATAGCCATGATAAAAATACCCACATGCTAATGTGTTGGGATTGATGACCTCTGCTGAAATTATGGTCTAAATTCTTTGAAGAATAAGTAAAGAGTGAAGTTCATCTGCCAATGTAGGATTCAGACGACAAGCCTTAAAATCAAACAGAAGAGTCAGTTATTCAGGTGTATTTTGAATTGTTGGgtcttagtttttcttttttctcccttttaaaacATTCTTGGTTTGttgttaaaaatagttaagaatgATGGATTCCAAGGGAATTTCTTAATTAAGATACATTTTTCTTGATATATGACTTCTTAATAAGGGAAGTTTAAATTAGCACATATGCAAAAAAGACCACACTAAAAACAGCCATGCtgttattatctgaaagagagaaaaTTTTATCAGTGCCAAGAGTAAAGGGAATTTACACACTGATGACAGCATTCTCtgttataaattattaaaataagtaaCATAGAAAGCATTAACATTTGGCCTCAAACTTGCTATTATCTCATTATGGTGAAGAGCAGCATCTATAATAAAGTAAACTTTGCTACGACTAACATATATAGATGGAATAGTGCATAATTTCATTGAATGTCAAGAATCTGAGAGAGACGGCAGAGGTCATCTCATCCAAACCGTACTCCATGCAGAAACTGGCCCTTAGTACCCATGACAGTTGGTCACTAGATATTTGTTGCTTCTAGTGACAAGAATTCACGACCTTATAGGGAAACTTTTGTTTTAATATCCTGAACAATTGTATTAGAAGATTCTTCTTTATATTAAGCTAAAATTTATCTCCATGTATGTAAGAATCATTGAAGGGTCTTAGGAGAATATATAATGCTGGTCTCACAGACACGCCGAAAGGCAAAGTGCGTGCCCGTCGTCCAGCCTGGCGGAGGCAGAGCTGAGACCAGGCGTGGCTCTCCTGACCTCAGGACTGCTGACTCTTCGCCGTGTGGCCTTACCTTTCCCTAACACACCCTAGTGGGAATCACTGGCTACACTTCTGCTCCTGTCTTCGTAGTTGCTTTTCTGTAGGAAGCCCTTGTCTGGTGAAGGCCTGTCAGGGCCCCTCATGTCCTTTTCCTCTGCATCAAATACTCAGTCTCTTTACCGTCCCTCATAGGACAGGATTCCAGACTCTTCACTGGCTTACTGCCTCTGAATTTCCTCCATTTTAAAAGTATCTCCCATAAAATACAATAGTGAAAATTGAATAATGGGGCTATCATCTCCCATCATACAGAAAATAGTTCTAAGATTGCAATCTCTTTGTTTTGCTGTTGTATTTAGGATGAACATATACTGTATTTCAGGATATTTTTAACCCAGAGTTGTTTTTGcttgtatttatttatgcttAAGGATAGCATAGACTCTGAAATTGACTTGGTTTGGGAATCAGTATAATACAGAGaacatttagattttttaaaagttaaagacAACTATTTTTCATACTAATAGAATGGTACAGTGGTAAATATCCCAAAGTTCTGTTGTATTTGTGTAGTGTGTTCCTATATTTATGTATTAATATAGGCTTAATCCTCTGGAAAGTTTAATTTCAAACAAAATACAGTTACCTCAAGGGTAAGGTATTCAggacaacatgggtttgaattgtgTGAGTCCACTTATAAATgggtatttttcaaaaaatatattggaattttttttgagatttaagacaatttgataaaacattttcttttctttagctttactgtaagaatacagtatttaATATGTAAACAAATTATGGGTTAATTGGCTGTTTATGttataaggcttctggtcaacaataGACTTAGTGGTTAAGTTTTTGGAGAGTCAGAAGTTTCACAGATTTTCACCTGCATGGGAGGTGGGCATCCCTCACCTACCGTCGGTCATGGTCAACCGTACTGTTTAGGTTTCCCAAAGATCGGAATCCCGTGGACAGCTTTAACAAATACACTTGTGTCCCACAACTTGAGACTGTGATTTGCTGGGAAATAAAGACTGggttttggaattaaaaaaaaaatctctagatGATTTTAATATGCACACAAGTTTGGGGATCACTGCTATAATCTGATCATATTCAAGCATGGGGCTTAGAAATTGTTCCTGCTCCAAGCTCAACAATTTGTGCACTCCATGAATTGCTTTATAAATCTTACGATGAGATAATTCCAGTTTGGACTTCATGGGTATCATGGACTTAAGGTGtgcacaattttttttcttttttaaaaaattcatgatgATTCCCTCTTTACCACTTTTTAACAGTTTCTTGATTTTAGATGTGAAATCCATTTAGGATCTAAATAAATTGACCACATGGattaaaacatgaaaagactCATTTGAATTGATTACTCCAACCTCGTGAATATTTCTACTACGAGTGGTAGAGGTCACACATAAGAACTTTTAAGAACTACATTTCATTAAAGTACTTGATAACACTCGTACAGGTTCCCACGCTTTCTGGGTGAAAGAAGGCAGGAACATTCTGGCTTAAAGGTCATGATGGTGGGCCTTAGATAGCAGATagtagcagagagagagaatcatTTGCATCCAAATAGGACTTTTATCACCTGAGTTTAATTATGTTAATAATTTGATCGTTGTCTGCAAACAGTCTATATGTCTGACAGCTCTCTCGGATAGAGGTTATCTGCACAATAATTAGGAAAAAATCCATAAGGATGTTCAGGTCTCAACTAAACGCCTAGACATTTCTATTATGAGTGCGTTTATGTTTGTCCTCAGGCTTACTAACCTTAGAATAATAGTGTTTCGCTGTGGCTTCATCCTTTGTGATACCCAAGCCAAGCTGAAGACACCGTGCATGGTAGAAAGATGCCATGGCCATGCCTTTATTGATGAATTCTGGGAGACAGTCAGTGACCCGGGCGATCATGGGGATGTCGTGAGCCTCATCGTAGTCAGCAATCCTGTAATGATGTTGAGTTGCGAGGTTAAAAAGGATGTCAGTTATGGCTCACACTTATACGAATGACAGGTCCAGAAACTGTCTTCATGCCCGAGGTAAGTGCCCTGTTTTTCCGTGTTTGGGAACGAAGTTGTTTGTTGTGCAGTGAAGGGTAGATACAGCCTAGTTGGTTACTACCAGGGAAGAGCAACTTCTAGAATGGGCACTTTACAGCTTCCTTTTGATTACAGTCATCGGGCTTAATCACcaccagaaaacaaaagaaaggttTGTTTCTTATTgtcttgtaatattaatattttaagctTTATCACTTCACAGACCTaaacaatgaggagaaaaagcattttctatttctttggatCATTATCATTGACCTTCAGATTGGGCTTTAGTCACACAGGGCCGGGAAACACATTAAGAAACTTGCACTTCTATCtttgttaaaaaatgggcaataaAAAGAGTCATCCTTTATAACCCAAATATGGAGAATTGTATGGAAATGAGGTTGAGTCACCTCCATGTCAACCCTAATATTATGGGGGATAGGAATGTGGACAATCATTGGAAGTTTCAAGGATTTTTGAGAACTGTTTAAAGTCTTAGTTTTAACCAGATGGGCACTTGGAGATTTGGGACATTGGAGGTCACACCTTTCCGTGGCCTGCTGCCTGGAAGCTGGGACGTTGGggaggagggtggagcagctctCCTGGCCTCACACTGGGCTGGGGAGGGCAGCCGGGGCTCTGCTGGAAGGGAATTACTGGGAAGAATGATAATCAGCCTGGTCTTATGGCCCCTCTAGGGGATATCCAGGTCAGTTTTTCCTGGTATGTTGCTTTCTATACATGGTGAGTGAGTTAAtgtaggaaaaagtacatgggttcagagagaagaaatttccatatgttttataaaatgttGGTGTCTTTTAGCCACTATTTTCATTTTACCACCCTTAATATCAAGCTATGTTGCAATTGTGCCAGGGTGAAAACTGTGGCTGAGGATGaagaaattaaaagtttaataaaCATTTCGGATATGCCAAGCTATGTTAAGGACTTTATATACACTATTTTTATAATCTTTCAGTAGGAGAATTTTCTACTTTATAAGAAAAGCAACCAATGCCCAAAAAACCTAGGCTTTGCTTAAGATGACTCAGCTGGTATATAGCGCAAACAGTACTGAAATCTTGAAGACTAACAGTATAGAATTGTatatccaatatggtagccactagctatGGGTGGCTATTTAATTAAAATCCCTGAGTTAACTAAAGCTGCAAGTTCAGTTCCCCACTGCACCAGTCACatgtcaagtgctcagtagccaccaTGGCAGTTAAGCTCTATTGAACAGACCTGGCAGAGAATATCTGGTAGGAGTTTTTCTGAGTATTTCCACCCAGTTGGTTTACCTTTTGGAAAATGCAGCACACTTtgtaaaaaatttcattttatagtaATACTCCACGAGAGTCCCTTGAGCATAGACGTTTCCGCGTTCTGCTGCCTCCCTTAAGCACTGCAGGGCCGCTTCAGTGTCCTGGTGGATGCCCTGTCCGTGAAAGTACATGAGCCCAAGAGCACCCTGCGACTCCAGGTTTCCATTGCCACATGCTTCTGAGTGCCAATAAAATGCCTAAGAGAAAGCACAACTTCATCGTATTTATTATTCACCAGATGAATTGTAAGGgaatactgaaaagaaaaaaatctctaatgGTAAGACAGCACCACTGACGCTTCTCTAGGAAATCATTCCAGCACCTTGAACATATTGCAGGTGAGTACCATTTCATGGGCCTGAAAGAGTGCAAGGTGAGCCCTCCTGTTGTCTCCCCATGGACAGGTGGGGTCACTGGAGAGTTGCTTGTCTCAGGTTCCAGGGTTTTCAGATTTTCCAGAGGAAGGCTGGGAATAGGAACTAAGTGTCTGCAAGGCTTTGAGACCCACCGGCAGGGAGGCCCGTGATGGGGGAGCAGCCAGAGCTGAGGGGTGGCGAGAGCTCCGAGGGGACCTCAGCAACGGCGCGGTCAAGGCCAAAGGCAGCCAGGGATGCGAGCTGCATGTGTTCTGAGGCGCACCTGTGTGCCCCTCGGCCACAGTGAATGGGAAAGAGCTTCAGTAAGCATTCCAAGTGACCGCTCCATCACCCGAGGAGGGTCTGGGTTGTTAGGTGCCTCTTCCAAGTAGCACTTGCCCTGTGTTTCTTCTCCCTATAAGATTTCTTGGAAAATATTTCAGTCGTTGATGTCTGAAGACATATTTCTGTAAAAATCTTACAGGATTTTAATCTTTAGTTCTTTGTGCATTTCACTTGTTAGTGTCATTACTTCCTCAAATCAGATGTAATAATTTATTCATACATAAAGGATTGAGCTTTATTTTGGGACTCTCCCCCTTTTAGTTCTTGCGGTATGATATTTTGTATGTGTGGCTTTTTGTAGCATACAGAAGGCGCTCACATTCATGGGCATTTTTGGTACAGGTGGGGAAGATGGCATTCTTAGATGAGTAAAGGGTGAAATGAACTTTAAGGTCCTAATATGTAAACTTTTTTATACTTTAAAGAATAAGAGATATTCAGAACCATATACTTATTCTTCACCACCCTCCTTTCAAAAAAatagtgaaacaaatattaatatacattaatgctagccttaaaaacaaagaaatcgaTGTTACCTTTTCTAAGTCTCTAGGCTCCTTTGTTGAATAATACAATCCTAGGATACTCTGAGCCTTCACACTAGCTTTTGGATTCCCATTGTCTGCAGCAAAGAGCCATAGTCTAAGAGAGAAAGTGGCAAGGCAAGTTATTCTTTGGGTCAGCAtttgattaaaacaaaatctCGTTTTCTGGTAAGACTACctttcagcttcctcatctgatCGTTTGACGCCTTGTCCTTCATAATAAGCTCTTCCAAGGTTGTAAGCAGCTGCAAATTTTAAGTGTCTCACTCTGGGACATGGAGAATCAACGATTTTCTTCATATAGTCCACTCCTTTTTTCTTCcacaaaggaaaagaacaaacaaaaaaaccctagtTTTTAGTTTTACCTAAAACTCTTTCTCCCAATAATGTAAAGAGTTCACCCTCTGACAGGATGTGTGGCATCATGACGCTGTAACCAAGCAGAAGGGTGGTCCTGGAGTCTGCAGGGCTGGAAGTAAGGAAACAACTAAGTCCCGGGGGGCATTCCCAGGAGTTCTGGGATATAAagtgttttcctcattttatagctTCCGCAACTGCTTTGTTTCAATGtggtttcctttttcctctcctcTGTCTGACCCTTATTCTGGATTGGCACCATTCTTAGAACTCATCAAAGTGTAGGAAGGACTGTAAGTTCTTTCACATTTACAATTAGTAGAGTGCACTTATGAGCCCCACCCAAAGACTGTCTCTCCAAGTGCACTTTCACTAAATGGGCTCAGTGATGATGGACATCCACTTTGCCAGTCTTCATATAACATCAGCTTAGTCACAAAGAGCACACAGGAGACATTGCCTCCTCCAAACACTCCATCAGATATAAACCTTCAACATCAAAGAAAATACTTGACAATCAAATACgtttttatatactgtattctagCTTTTATCCCTCACTGCTCTGTAGAAATACTACTGCCAGCCAAACACCACAGGTACAGAAGATAAATGAAAGGTGTCTTCCTTGTAGTGAGTCCCAGTATAAAGGGATTCATTTCTGTGAATGTGGGAGGTAggtgtcatttttttctccccagcTGGATAGTAACAGACCTTAAAGGTAGTGAAATGGCTGGTGTGTAAATCCTCCCGCAGATAGCAATGATCAAGTATTAAATCTGgacaaaatataaagaacaacTTCTTAAAGGCACTGGGAAGTTTACCAAAGCAAACACAAGCTGGAGAGAGATTACTTTTGAAAACTGCAACTGGATCCATGAAGTTCAATGAACCCTAGGcaggaaaaacacaaaaatctctCACAGTCACACCCCATAGTCAAATGACTGAATGCCGAAGTGATCTGGAAAGTAGCCAGAGACAAGCAACCCACTGTGTGCAGGGGACAGTGCAGGGCGTGAGTGACTGCTTGTGAGGGTTAATGAAGGCCAGAAGATTCTAGAATTTTTTCAGGGCAGAAAGAAAAAGTCAACCAGCAAAACAATTCATCAACAATGAAGGCAGATTGAAGACATTGTAGATAACCAAAATCAGAGATCATTCCTCAACTGCTGGCTGAAGAAATGACTTTTAAGGAAGCTATTCAGatgaaaagggaggaatgtagaACTCCAGAAATCATAAATATCAACAAATACTAAATGCATATATACatgtttgtatgtattttttatcttaatttcctcaaaaaatataTGACTAAAGCAAAAATTACAGCACAATTTTGTGTCTTGGGTTTATGACATGCAAATCTACACACACACCATGAGACCCAGCACTGCGGATTGGGGTGGATGTGTGAAGGGATGCACACTTCTGTAAGGGTCCTGTGTTTTACCCAAAGTAATTCAGTATTAACTCCTTATTTGTGCTAATGCATACAGAAAAATGAACTTCTAGATATcttggagatttttaaaaataaattcccaaTTTTTATTTGATGGTGTTTGAAATTCCTTTGTAagttcatgcaaaaaaaaaaaaagtaataataaaaagtagagaaaattaTAATACTGATTCCAAATCTCATAGTTTAGTTTTATTCTTTCATCTTCAGACATGCCAAAATAAATGAGGCCTAGAAATATTATGGAATCAATAGATTATTATGTAGGTATTAAAATGATAATGTAGATTACATTTATTGACAGGAAGGACATTCAAAATACATTGGTAGGTGAAAAAATGATATTATAAATCAATGTGTATAGTATGGTCCTATATTGAaaaatgtgtgtgcacacatacaatTTTTGCATGGGGCAATGCatagaagaatatattttaaaataacggTGTTTGCATTTGGTAATAGATTTTGGCGTAATcctattttttgcttattttctaacTTTCCTCTGTATTTGTATAGCTttgtaatgatttaaaaaaatgaaaacattttaaaacaaaggaaattgaCAGCTAATGGTAGCAAGGAGGGGGCTAAAAGAAATTTTTTcacataaatgtaaaaatgacTACTGCTGTCCTTTAGATGATGAAGGGATGGATGCTATTGAAATACAAGGGTAGagagtattaaaataaaaataataattgcttcAAACAATCTATTaacaatgaaattttaaatatcgTGAACAAAACAGTAACTTACAGCATCTGTAGCTGTCCCTAGGCCATCATAGTACATTACTCCTAGCTGGTAAGTTGCTTGAAGATCGTTTTCCTTGATTTCTTCAAACTGTTCTAATGCTCCTTCATACCATCCCTATAAACTCCCAGGAGAtagtgaattatttttattatttaaaaatgatccCAACTATTTCATCCCCACCTACATCTATTTAGTAGCACCAAATAAGACAAAAGACAGCAAGAAATTCATGGAATTTGCAAGTCATTGACAACGATCAACACACCATAAAGTCAATTTAATCAACCTAAATATGGCAGCTGAGGGAAGTGACCAAGAGGAATTATTATGGCTCAGGTCCTCCAGCTTTGTAGTTGTCCAGCTAGGGAATAAACATGGAAAAGCTAATGTGTGATTCTCTAAAATTTTGTCCCATACTTCCTATAAAAACCTACATACCATGTATCATTCATTTATAGCTGCTTAGCAGTTATGTGATCTGATAACAGATTTCCTAAGGTGTGAGGGACTAAAACTCAGCTTGTGTCTTAATCCACCATGGAAAAATGCCCTGTGCTGAAGAAGGAATCATTTGTAATGGTGGAAAGAGAGTCTCTTACTGAGTTACAGGGTCATTACTAGGAAGAGCAGGCCAGAGAAAAACAGCTTTTGGAGAATGCAGAAA
This is a stretch of genomic DNA from Manis pentadactyla isolate mManPen7 chromosome 7, mManPen7.hap1, whole genome shotgun sequence. It encodes these proteins:
- the LRP2BP gene encoding LRP2-binding protein isoform X1, whose translation is MCSAVMTEGNMSLKENTHCGDRMKLTSEKLPPGLCNTSLSQYAAKNQKFFQWRKEKTDHYSHSKLVDKALQLLNERIRRGDAMACFLRGQLYFEEGWYEGALEQFEEIKENDLQATYQLGVMYYDGLGTATDAKKGVDYMKKIVDSPCPRVRHLKFAAAYNLGRAYYEGQGVKRSDEEAERLWLFAADNGNPKASVKAQSILGLYYSTKEPRDLEKAFYWHSEACGNGNLESQGALGLMYFHGQGIHQDTEAALQCLREAAERGNVYAQGTLVEYYYKMKFFTKCAAFSKRIADYDEAHDIPMIARVTDCLPEFINKGMAMASFYHARCLQLGLGITKDEATAKHYYSKACRLNPTLADELHSLLILQRI
- the LRP2BP gene encoding LRP2-binding protein isoform X2, producing MCSAVMTEGNMSLKENTHCGDRMKLTSEKLPPGLCNTSLSQYAAKNQKFFQWRKEKTDHYSHSKLVDKALQLLNERIRRGDAMACFLRGQLYFEEKKGVDYMKKIVDSPCPRVRHLKFAAAYNLGRAYYEGQGVKRSDEEAERLWLFAADNGNPKASVKAQSILGLYYSTKEPRDLEKAFYWHSEACGNGNLESQGALGLMYFHGQGIHQDTEAALQCLREAAERGNVYAQGTLVEYYYKMKFFTKCAAFSKRIADYDEAHDIPMIARVTDCLPEFINKGMAMASFYHARCLQLGLGITKDEATAKHYYSKACRLNPTLADELHSLLILQRI